In the Nilaparvata lugens isolate BPH chromosome 9, ASM1435652v1, whole genome shotgun sequence genome, one interval contains:
- the LOC120352988 gene encoding uncharacterized protein LOC120352988 — protein MEYLFTGDVNEVHVTETIDNIYKFKLPGSSTETSFGIVESFDFNLETPTDAFRFAGKVTIDESSTLRHDEYLKMILVPVKTQEKTSKQGKKLEPSKSSKGWCCIGRSKTAP, from the exons ATGGAATACCTTTTCACCGGAGATGTTAACGAAGTTCATGTGACTGAGACCATAGATAACATCTATAAGTTTAAACTGCCAGGATCTTCCACAGAAACAAGTTTTGGAATTGTGGAATCTTTCGACTTCAATCTAGAAACTCCAACCGACGCCTTCAGATTTG CTGGAAAAGTGACTATTGACGAATCATCCACTTTACGGCatgatgaatatttgaaaatgatattagTACCTgttaaaacacaagaaaaaacatcaaaacaaggaaaaaaattggaacCGTCGAAATCATCAAAAGGATGGTGTTGTATTGGTCGAAGTAAAACTGCTCCATAA